In Chloracidobacterium sp., the following proteins share a genomic window:
- a CDS encoding O-antigen ligase family protein, whose protein sequence is MVRNTKDTSRWPHVAGFSAILLAALMPWPRAAAGTSQPWRVELAAAIVLFGIAIFDVVRPLRNDDRPDRSKTVFLALGGFTLWSAVSAVWATYPLPVAHHTLVWAMYLGVLYLALRSNGVWVATTVFAFVSLIVGFASVADTLTVTDFASAEFTIRSRYAKHAELLATILPVLWIASVYVRKRRHKLGLIATGVLGWTGVMLSLSKGALLAGVIGFTVVFAGCLLFSNKAVRRPVLGLAALWLGVTIAVQVFFTLTSPMPATADYFAGRAGNAALSSQHRMLVWRIAGRMIAEHPLTGVGADNFAAFTNAARADLASRNTTPPQTEIVEDAVMERAHNEYLQIFAELGLIGFVLFAVGFGALKLKIFAEFRRRWRLSPMMWAAIGGMTAFAVSSMVSSFSFRAVQNGVAFMLVAAVALGRMRSKATSKPAKWPCAVIAACYLAGIAFFATKAVGEYYVYRAEAAEERTDTISGLERALSIDPDNANARGVLASHLETAGQFDRAAVELRNAIDRGLGVSLTYAKLANLQRKAGDPAAAEKTLAEAVAVFPRSAYLRVEYAILLDSIGRQRDSDYMLAVARNIDPQQANGWYSLIKDGSVAAFLRSQSDPTAAAPADLVPGNAVRQYLDAVPGH, encoded by the coding sequence ATGGTCCGAAACACAAAAGACACGTCGAGGTGGCCTCATGTCGCGGGTTTTTCAGCCATTTTGCTGGCGGCGCTGATGCCGTGGCCGCGGGCAGCGGCAGGGACGAGCCAGCCGTGGCGTGTGGAATTGGCCGCGGCGATTGTCTTGTTTGGAATCGCGATATTCGATGTGGTCAGGCCACTACGAAACGACGACCGGCCGGACAGATCAAAGACCGTTTTCCTCGCCCTCGGCGGATTCACGCTGTGGAGCGCGGTCTCGGCGGTCTGGGCGACATATCCGCTGCCCGTGGCGCATCACACGCTGGTTTGGGCGATGTATCTCGGAGTGCTGTATCTGGCACTGAGATCGAACGGTGTTTGGGTTGCAACGACGGTTTTTGCGTTCGTTTCGCTGATCGTGGGCTTTGCCTCGGTGGCCGATACGCTGACGGTGACGGATTTTGCGTCGGCGGAATTCACGATCAGGTCGCGCTATGCCAAACACGCCGAATTGCTGGCCACGATCCTGCCGGTGTTGTGGATCGCGAGCGTTTATGTCCGCAAACGGCGGCACAAACTAGGCCTGATCGCCACCGGAGTGCTTGGCTGGACGGGCGTGATGCTCTCGCTCAGCAAGGGCGCGTTGCTCGCCGGAGTTATCGGTTTTACAGTAGTTTTTGCGGGCTGTTTGCTCTTTTCGAACAAAGCCGTTCGGCGGCCTGTGCTCGGCCTCGCGGCCCTGTGGCTGGGCGTGACGATAGCCGTGCAGGTGTTCTTTACGTTGACATCGCCGATGCCTGCGACGGCGGACTATTTTGCGGGAAGGGCCGGTAATGCAGCCCTTTCGTCACAGCATAGAATGCTGGTCTGGCGGATCGCGGGACGGATGATCGCAGAACATCCGTTGACCGGCGTCGGGGCCGATAATTTCGCGGCATTCACAAATGCCGCCCGAGCTGACCTCGCGTCACGCAACACAACACCGCCGCAGACCGAGATCGTTGAGGATGCGGTCATGGAACGTGCGCACAACGAATATCTGCAGATCTTTGCCGAGTTGGGCTTGATTGGCTTTGTGCTGTTCGCCGTTGGATTTGGGGCACTGAAACTCAAGATATTTGCTGAATTCCGCCGCCGTTGGCGGCTCTCGCCGATGATGTGGGCCGCGATCGGCGGGATGACTGCGTTTGCGGTGAGTTCGATGGTCAGTTCATTCTCGTTCCGCGCCGTGCAGAACGGCGTCGCCTTCATGCTCGTCGCGGCGGTCGCATTGGGCCGAATGAGATCAAAGGCCACCTCAAAGCCCGCCAAATGGCCGTGCGCTGTCATCGCGGCGTGCTATCTGGCAGGGATCGCATTTTTCGCGACCAAGGCAGTTGGCGAATATTACGTCTATCGTGCCGAGGCCGCCGAGGAACGCACCGACACGATCAGCGGCCTCGAACGCGCCCTCAGCATCGATCCCGACAACGCCAACGCCCGCGGCGTCCTCGCATCGCACCTTGAGACCGCCGGCCAGTTTGATCGTGCGGCGGTCGAACTTCGCAATGCGATCGACCGCGGCCTGGGCGTCTCACTGACGTATGCCAAGCTCGCAAACCTGCAGCGAAAAGCAGGCGATCCCGCCGCCGCTGAAAAAACATTGGCCGAGGCCGTCGCCGTGTTTCCCCGCTCGGCATATCTGCGTGTCGAATACGCTATCCTTCTCGACAGTATCGGTCGCCAGAGGGATTCTGATTACATGCTGGCCGTCGCCCGCAACATCGATCCTCAACAGGCGAACGGCTGGTATTCGCTGATAAAGGACGGCAGTGTCGCAGCATTTCTGAGGTCGCAAAGTGACCCAACAGCCGCCGCCCCGGCCGACCTTGTCCCGGGCAATGCGGTTAGGCAGTACCTGGACGCCGTGCCGGGACATTAG
- a CDS encoding DUF86 domain-containing protein, translating to MKSRHDSLYLYDIIECCERVADYVNGVVESDYDVNPMMQDALVRNIEVIGEAVKNLSQELKEAHPNIAWVQIARMRDKIAHHYFRINLDLVWKTAIEDLPRLNAQVAVIYESIDR from the coding sequence ATGAAAAGTAGGCATGACAGCCTATATCTATATGACATTATCGAATGCTGCGAGAGGGTCGCGGACTATGTGAATGGCGTCGTCGAGTCGGATTACGATGTGAACCCAATGATGCAGGACGCCCTCGTCCGCAATATCGAAGTTATTGGCGAAGCAGTCAAGAATCTTTCTCAGGAGCTAAAAGAAGCTCATCCGAATATTGCCTGGGTTCAGATCGCCCGTATGCGCGACAAGATCGCCCATCACTACTTTCGAATAAATCTCGACTTGGTTTGGAAGACTGCGATAGAAGACCTCCCACGGCTAAACGCCCAAGTAGCTGTAATTTACGAATCAATAGACCGTTAA
- a CDS encoding nucleotidyltransferase family protein, giving the protein MMDINPLLNRLISICRDNDIGMLGVFGSVARGQDKPDSDVDLLVRLDKPVGLFKFFDIEDSFSKVLGRRVDLATESSLHPLIRGSVLADLKIVYEK; this is encoded by the coding sequence ATGATGGACATCAATCCGTTGTTAAATAGACTGATATCGATTTGCCGAGACAACGATATCGGCATGCTGGGTGTATTCGGGTCCGTGGCCCGCGGTCAGGATAAACCGGATAGCGATGTCGATCTGCTGGTAAGGCTGGACAAGCCCGTCGGACTATTTAAGTTTTTTGATATTGAAGATTCGTTCAGCAAAGTTCTGGGCAGACGTGTCGACCTCGCGACCGAATCGTCCCTCCATCCATTGATCCGCGGCAGTGTTCTTGCCGACCTCAAGATCGTATATGAAAAGTAG
- a CDS encoding sigma-54-dependent Fis family transcriptional regulator, translated as MANILIVDDEQSFRQLLTLVFEEAGNSVRTAMNGRQALAALDEEMADVIVSDVKMPDMDGIEMLRTVRETLPDVGVIFMTAFASVETAREAFKLGADDFIEKPFDVEELKLIVRKTLEKQALIVENRAFKRAQHERGSVKNIVGSSAKMAAIFQMIETVAEVQSTVLVTGESGTGKELVARAIHDLSPRSEKPFISINCGAFTETLLESELFGYVKGAFTGANTNRKGLFEAAHGGTLFLDEIGEMSPAMQVKLLRALQEKRVRPVGAHDELAVDARVIAATNRDLKAMTEEGAFREDLFYRISVIPIHLPPLRERADDIPALIEHFVEKFCSQSGKELTVSPKTAQLLEKYAWHGNVRELEHTIERAVALERSTEIQPEQLPDHITNYNPERIAAEFSLPDDGINLTSHIENLEKTYVVEALRKTGGNQTRAAELLHIPVRSLRHLLDKHSIRSLSAQMRSAD; from the coding sequence ATGGCAAATATCCTGATCGTTGATGACGAGCAAAGTTTTCGCCAGTTGCTGACCTTGGTGTTTGAAGAGGCCGGCAACTCGGTCCGGACGGCCATGAACGGCCGCCAGGCCCTTGCCGCGCTTGACGAGGAAATGGCCGACGTTATCGTCTCGGACGTAAAGATGCCGGATATGGACGGGATCGAGATGCTTCGCACGGTTCGCGAGACCCTTCCGGACGTTGGCGTCATTTTTATGACGGCGTTCGCGTCGGTCGAAACGGCAAGAGAGGCGTTCAAACTCGGTGCGGACGATTTTATTGAAAAACCCTTCGACGTCGAGGAACTAAAGCTCATCGTCCGGAAAACGCTCGAGAAACAGGCGTTGATCGTCGAGAATCGTGCGTTCAAGCGTGCTCAGCACGAGCGCGGCTCGGTCAAGAACATCGTTGGCTCGTCGGCGAAGATGGCGGCGATCTTTCAGATGATCGAGACAGTCGCTGAAGTGCAGTCGACCGTGCTCGTGACGGGTGAGAGCGGCACCGGTAAAGAGCTTGTCGCGAGAGCGATCCACGATCTTAGCCCGCGCAGCGAAAAGCCGTTCATCTCGATAAACTGCGGTGCGTTTACCGAAACGCTGCTTGAAAGCGAGCTTTTCGGTTATGTAAAAGGAGCATTCACCGGTGCCAACACGAATCGGAAGGGCCTGTTCGAGGCCGCACATGGCGGAACCCTGTTTCTCGATGAGATCGGCGAGATGTCGCCGGCGATGCAGGTCAAGCTTCTGCGTGCCCTGCAGGAAAAGCGCGTCCGCCCCGTTGGTGCTCATGATGAGTTGGCTGTCGATGCCCGCGTGATCGCTGCCACGAATCGAGACCTGAAGGCGATGACCGAAGAAGGGGCGTTTCGAGAGGACCTGTTCTACCGAATCTCGGTGATACCGATCCATCTGCCGCCGCTGCGAGAGCGGGCGGACGATATTCCGGCTCTGATCGAGCATTTTGTCGAAAAATTCTGCTCACAGTCGGGCAAAGAACTTACGGTTTCGCCAAAAACAGCGCAGTTACTCGAAAAATATGCATGGCACGGCAACGTTCGCGAACTTGAGCACACGATCGAGCGGGCCGTAGCACTTGAGCGTTCTACCGAGATCCAGCCCGAGCAGCTTCCCGACCACATAACGAACTACAATCCCGAACGCATCGCCGCCGAGTTTTCTCTGCCCGATGATGGGATTAATCTCACCAGCCACATCGAAAATCTCGAAAAGACCTACGTCGTCGAGGCATTGAGAAAAACGGGCGGCAATCAGACCCGCGCGGCCGAGCTCCTGCATATTCCCGTTCGCTCACTCCGCCATCTGCTCGACAAGCACAGCATCCGCAGCCTGTCAGCCCAGATGCGAAGTGCGGACTAG